The Cloeon dipterum chromosome X, ieCloDipt1.1, whole genome shotgun sequence genome includes a window with the following:
- the LOC135945598 gene encoding synaptophysin-like isoform X2: MASQDMPSQYDTGMQPPGPSGGLLQNLKSSMQINLDIFREPRGVMRIIHFVFSLFAIISICSYDNEVTFSVKCPPPAPANVVKFPYDYPFKLDHLSRQVACTHPADRYLTLYGDFSSDAEFFVAVGVLSLLGAAAAATGYALYEAKYQSNPLIPLADFGGTALLALLWLSASAAWANGLSGIKHSTDPGILMRTVQCAKDDFCTTVTTGSFSGLNTSVILGFLNFFLWTADLWFVYKETPWFKMRQQPLDQQIN, translated from the exons ATGGCGTCTCAG GACATGCCGAGCCAGTACGACACTGGAATG CAACCCCCAGGACCAAGTGGCGGGCTTTTGCAAAACCTCAAGTCATCCATGCAGATCAACTTGGACATTTTCCGAGAGCCTAGAGGCGTGATGCGAATTATTCATTTC GTGTTCTCGCTGTTTGCCATCATCTCGATCTGCTCGTACGACAACGAGGTGACGTTCAGCGTCAAGTGCCCGCCGCCGGCGCCGGCCAACGTGGTCAAGTTCCCCTACGACTACCCGTTCAAGCTGGACCACCTTTCGCGGCAGGTGGCGTGCACGCACCCGGCGGACCGCTACCTGACGCTCTACGGCGACTTCAGCTCGGACGCCGAGTTCTTCGTGGCGGTGGGCGTGCTGTCGCTGCTgggggcggcggccgccgccaccgGCTACGCGCTCTACGAGGCCAAGTACCAGAGCAACCCGCTCATCCCTCTGGCAGACTTTGGCGGCACGGCGCTGCTCGCCCTGCTCTGGCTCTCGGCCAGCGCCGCCTGGGCCAACGGCCTCTCGGGCATCAAGCACTCCACCGACCCTGGCATCCTCATGCGCACCGTCCAGTGCGCCAAGGACGACTTCTGCACCACGGTCACCACCGGAAGCTTCTCTGGGCTCAACACCTCTGTT ATTCTAGGGTTTTTGAACTTCTTCCTGTGGACCGCTGACCTGTGGTTCGTCTACAAGGAGACGCCGTGGTTCAAAATGCGCCAACAGCCGCTGGATCAGCAGATAAACTGA
- the LOC135945596 gene encoding carbohydrate sulfotransferase 11-like — translation MRQLKVAACGLLALIFCSTLVFYTSLNQVDREQGQEKHPLVFYEDAMEQITVSRMVDVQRQNHLKNQCRIMNLSNDLNSVLSDQEFLSHVIVDEEHKLLYCYVPKVACTNWKRVLMVLMQKTNVTKVLDITASLAHSQNMFMKLINYTTPEVEHMLKTYTKFTFVRHPLERLLSAYRNKLQQNYESSRYFKQRYGRLIVRLYRPNASPEALEKGDDVSFQEFASYVSDTQLRPNEHWQPAAELCRPCAVNYDVIGKYESLKQDADFVLSHVSRDVRFPELPKPSMTNASLKSTLDALPELLLERLQQIYEADFRLFDYQPALR, via the exons ATGCGGCAGCTGAAGGTTGCAGCTTGTGGCCTCTTGGCCCTCATCTTCTGCTCCACCCTGGTTTTCTACACGTCCCTGAATCAGGTGGACCGCGAGCAag GGCAAGAAAAGCACCCGCTCGTCTTCTACGAAGACGCGATGGAGCAAATCACCGTGTCGAGGATGGTGGACGTCCAGCGGCAGAACCACCTGAAGAACCAGTGTCGCATCATGAATTTATCCAACGACCTCAACTCGGTGCTCAGTGACCAGGAGTTTCTCAGTCACGTTATAGTCGACGAGGAGCACAAACTGCTCTACTGCTACGTGCCCAAG GTTGCGTGCACCAACTGGAAGCGCGTGTTGATGGTGCTGATGCAAAAGACCAACGTGACAAAGGTGCTGGACATAACTGCCAGTCTCGCTCACAGCCAAAATATGTTCATGAAACTGATTAACTACACCACGCCCGAGGTGGAGCACATGCTGAAGACGTACACCAAGTTCACCTTCGTCAGGCACCCTCTCGAGCGGCTTCTCTCCGCCTACAGAAATAAGCTGCAGCAAAACTACGAAAGTTCAAG ATACTTCAAGCAGCGGTACGGGCGGCTGATCGTGCGATTGTACCGTCCAAACGCGTCTCCGGAGGCGCTGGAGAAGGGCGACGACGTGAGCTTCCAGGAGTTCGCGTCGTACGTGTCGGACACGCAGCTGCGTCCGAACGAGCACTGGCAGCCGGCGGCCGAGCTGTGCCGTCCGTGCGCGGTCAACTACGACGTGATCGGCAAGTACGAGAGCCTCAAGCAGGACGCCGACTTCGTACTGAGCCACGTGAGCCGCGATGTGCGCTTCCCGGAGCTGCCCAAGCCTTCGATGACCAACGCCAGCCTCAAGTCGACGCTGGACGCGCTGCCGGAGCTGCTGCTCGAACGCCTCCAGCAGATCTACGAGGCCGACTTCCGTCTCTTCGACTACCAGCCGGCCCTTCGATAG
- the LOC135946943 gene encoding carboxylesterase 1C-like, which yields MAFLGCLAIFAVVIGSALAQGPQVTLPDLGTLEGYTGNSFISDREFYHFRGVPFAKPPVGDLRFKAPQPVEPWDGILNAHSNFGHRCPQAGPAGLVTTWQGTLEESLEAESRADEEAEDCLFLQIYSPNIDPAANLPVVVFIHGGAFMTGSSRLFGGNKFMDHDVVLVVPHYRLGPLGFLSLHTDEIPGNAGMLDQVEALRWVQKYISYFGGNPNQVTLMGESAGAVSTSLLNLSPLSTGLFQQYITQSGTALANWAVDTDPINAAIEIGRRANCTDSEINALTACLKTASVSDLVLAYMGYLTSEVKQGRNGIGGSAPVIQQAGAVRFLEKSPRDIFASGEYSAKPAIFGGNKHEGTMPLHFMYGNYLKPNDLLEDEQYMSREVTRLFLNFLGIHNDQGDTLAIGVEDTYLGRDKMGNFTLIMPGLIDLSSNIHIKGPTFGNAEYNAAKGAPTYLYSFHFDGSRSMFSYIAPLSPFPGGVAHGNEMILQFSMPTFTTNEQDDIVSNQLITLWVNFIKYGNPTPAENPVDGIPTWPLWTIRKGPYMVINSTSSVMQDFSRTEYFVAINEDFPNNYQ from the exons ATGGCGTTCTTGG GTTGCTTGGCAATATTCGCCGTCGTAATCGGCTCTGCCCTCGCTCAGGGTCCTCAGGTGACCCTGCCCGACCTCGGCACCCTGGAGGGCTACACGGGAAACTCATTCATTTCAGACAGAGAGTTTTACCACTTCAGAGGCGTGCCTTTTGCAAAGCCACCTGTTGGTGACCTCAGGTTCAAG GCTCCGCAACCTGTAGAGCCCTGGGACGGAATCCTGAACGCACACTCCAACTTTGGGCACAGGTGTCCTCAGGCTGGTCCGGCCGGTCTTGTCACGACCTGGCAAGGGACTCTGGAAGAATCGCTGGAAGCGGAGAGCAGAGCCGACGAGGAGGCGGAAGACTGCCTTTTCCTGCAGATCTACTCCCCAAAC ATCGACCCTGCTGCCAACCTGCCGGTCGTGGTGTTCATCCACGGCGGCGCCTTCATGACTGGCTCTTCTCGCCTCTTCGGCGGCAACAAATTTATGGACCACGACGTCGTCCTCGTCGTGCCCCACTACAGGCTTGGCCCCCTCg GATTCCTTTCGCTGCACACTGACGAAATCCCCGGCAACGCTGGCATGCTTGACCAGGTGGAGGCGCTCAGGTGGGTGCAGAAGTACATTTCCTATTTCGGAGGCAACCCGAACCAGGTGACCCTGATGGGTGAGAGTGCCGGCGCGGTCAGCACTTCGCTTCTCAATCTCAGCCCCCTCTCAACAG GCCTGTTCCAACAGTACATAACGCAAAGCGGCACCGCTCTGGCCAACTGGGCGGTGGACACGGACCCGATCAACGCCGCCATCGAGATCGGAAGACGCGCAAACTGCACCGACTCGGAAATCAACGCCCTCACCGCCTGCTTGAAGACCGCCTCCGTTTCCGACCTCGTCCTTGCCTACATGGGATATTTG ACGAGCGAGGTGAAGCAGGGACGGAATGGCATTGGAGGCAGTGCTCCTGTCATTCAACAAGCCGGCGCCGTGCGCTTTTTGGAGAAATCGCCGCGGGATATTTTCGCTTCTGGCGAATACAGCGCGAAACCGGCCATTTTCGGAGGAAACAAACACGAGGGCACCATGCCGCTGCATt TCATGTACGGCAATTATCTCAAGCCCAACGACTTGCTTGAAGACGAGCAGTACATGTCCAGGGAGGTCACCCGTCTCTTCTTGAACTTCCtag GCATCCACAACGATCAGGGCGACACCCTGGCCATCGGCGTGGAGGACACGTACCTGGGTCGCGATAAAATGGGCAACTTCACCCTAATCATGCCAGGCCTGATTGAC CTGTCGTCCAACATCCACATCAAAGGGCCGACCTTCGGCAACGCCGAGTACAACGCGGCCAAGGGTGCGCCCACCTACCTCTACAGCTTCCACTTTGACGGCTCGAGGAGCATGTTCTCCTACATTGCACCCCTCTCGCCCTTCCCAGGAG GAGTTGCGCATGGAAATGAAATGATTCTCCAGTTCTCGATGCCCACCTTCACGACCAACGAACAGGACGACATTGTGTCCAACCAGCTCATCACTCTCTGGGTCAACTTCATTAAATATGg AAATCCGACGCCAGCTGAGAACCCGGTGGACGGCATTCCGACGTGGCCGCTGTGGACGATTCGAAAAGGCCCCTACATGGTGATCAACAGCACCTCGTCAGTGATGCAAGACTTCTCAAGGACTGAGTACTTTGTTGCTATCAACGAAGACTTCCCTAATAATTATcagtga
- the LOC135946624 gene encoding SAP domain-containing ribonucleoprotein, translating to MDVSKLKVAEIKKELKDRGLNTVGNKQELLTRLQEALDAEEIGQVDEDEHLNGAEEAVVDEVEDVKEEDATAVKEEKQTKKIVLKRQVEFPEEAVVARAVAPKQEITGPDAGAIASSAKSSLTPEERMALRAKRFGPTETTPAAPAAPTPAAAAPKTDVAEPAAKIAKVELSDEQKERLRKRAERFGTSVSPLIEVVDAEEKRRQRQERFSTASDPSDAAPADAIGVAPVVEPATIKVLSLEERKKLRADRFNKT from the exons ATGGATGTTTCTAAACTGAAG GTtgcggaaattaaaaaagagctgAAAGACAGGGGCCTGAACACAGTAGGCAACAAACAGGAGCTGCTCACCAGACTTCAGGAAGCCCTGGACGCCGAGGAAATCGGTCAAG TTGATGAAGACGAGCATTTAAACGGAGCGGAGGAGGCGGTGGTTGACGAGGTGGAGGACGTCAAAGAGGAAGACGCGACGGCCGTCAAGGAGGAGAAACAGACCAAGAAAATCGTGCTAAAACGGCAGGTGGAGTTCCCCGAAGAAGCCGTGGTGGCGAGAGCGGTGGCGCCAAAGCAGGAAATCACTGGCCCTGACGCCGGGGCCATCGCCAGCAGCGCTAAGAGCAGCCTGACGCCCGAGGAGCGGATGGCGCTGCGGGCCAAACGCTTCGGCCCCACGGAGACGACGCCGGCCGCGCCAGCGGCCCCCACGCCCGCCGCGGCCGCGCCCAAGACGGACGTGGCCGAGCCGGCGGCCAAAATAGCCAAGGTGGAGCTGAGCGACGAGCAGAAGGAGCGGCTGAGGAAGCGGGCCGAGCGCTTCGGCACCTCCGTGTCGCCGCTGATCGAGGTGGTCGACGCCGAGGAGAAGCGACGCCAGCGCCAGGAGCGATTTTCCACCGCCTCCGACCCCTCCGACGCCGCCCCTGCTGACGCCATCGGCGTAGCCCCCGTCGTCGAGCCGGCGACCATCAAGGTGTTGAGCCTCGAGGAGAGGAAGAAGCTCAGGGCTGATCGCTTCAACAAGACGTGA
- the LOC135945595 gene encoding coiled-coil domain-containing protein 181 — protein MLDEEDFEQTPPFQPLYDLAERVKEANLELETLEAPSETQPRPARVKFKEEVTEFEFWDSEEEWSGEGLLTSTKEEDPAVLISDDEIELLPLEEEVRMGFPHGAELPREFESDEEAARPCVGPSSVEEEQGVEGEEEGEASPGVRSIAEELGLHLDLRDMDETEDADEVVYLRAGRAARPWTAPSAAGHKHRDACKGRWTCAHLPLYNGLRSEYGLSKEQLDERRKLRRELHEEKKASARRQQREQQERRDENERVFRAWLARKQNEKFYYGGGGRGRVAEEQKVQTLLVEARRREAEQCYREWLRNKRLEKRLVAGRRNNNTTRWTIHDFERILGSMDQHTERTFRIYLGFSK, from the exons ATGCTGGACGAAGAGGATTTCGAGCAAA CCCCGCCGTTTCAACCCTTATACGACCTCGCCGAGAGGGTTAAGGAAGCGAACCTGGAGCTGGAGACACTGGAGGCTCCGTCCGAAACCCAGCCGCGACCGGCCAG AGTCAAGTTCAAAGAGGAGGTCACCGAGTTTGAATTTTGGGACTCGGAGGAGGAGTGGTCGGGCGAGGGGCTGCTCACCAGCACCAAGGAGGAAGACCCCGCCGTCCTCATCTCGGACGACGAAATCGAACTGCTCCCCCTGGAGGAGGAA GTGAGGATGGGATTTCCTCACGGCGCTGAGCTGCCGCGCGAATTTGAGTCGGACGAGGAAGCCGCGAGGCCGTGCGTCGGTCCGTCCAGCGTCGAGGAGGAGCAGGGGGTGGAGGGGGAAGAGGAGGGGGAGGCGTCGCCAGGGGTGCGCTCGATCGCCGAGGAGCTGGGCCTGCACCTGGACCTGAGGGACATGGACGAGACGGAGGACGCCGACGAGGTCGTCTACCTGAGGGCCGGCAGGGCCGCGAGGCCGTGGACGGCGCCCTCGGCCGCCGGACACAAACACCGGGACGCGTGCAAGGGCCGCTGGACGTGCGCCCACCTGCCGCTCTACAACGGACTCCGCTCCGAGTACGGACTCAGCAAGGAGCAGCTCGACGAGAGAAGGAA GCTGAGACGCGAATTGCACGAGGAGAAAAAGGCGAGCgctcggcggcagcagcgcgAGCAGCAGGAGCGTCGCGACGAAAACGAGCGCGTTTTCCGAGCGTGGCTGGCGCGCAAGCAGAACGAAAAATTCTACTACGGCGGCGGAGGCAGGGGCAGAGTGGCCGAGGAGCAGAAAGTGCAGACGCTGCTGGTAGAGGCGCGCAGACGAGAGGCCGAGCAGTGCTACAGGGAGTGGTTGCGCAACAAGAGACTCGAGAAGAGGCTCGTCGCAGGCAGGAGGAATAACAACACCACCAG GTGGACGATCCACGACTTTGAAAGGATTCTGGGTTCAATGGACCAGCACACGGAGCGAACCTTCAGGATCTACCTGGGATTCAGCAAATAA
- the LOC135945598 gene encoding synaptophysin-like isoform X1, producing MASQLQGYDPETQQDMPSQYDTGMQPPGPSGGLLQNLKSSMQINLDIFREPRGVMRIIHFVFSLFAIISICSYDNEVTFSVKCPPPAPANVVKFPYDYPFKLDHLSRQVACTHPADRYLTLYGDFSSDAEFFVAVGVLSLLGAAAAATGYALYEAKYQSNPLIPLADFGGTALLALLWLSASAAWANGLSGIKHSTDPGILMRTVQCAKDDFCTTVTTGSFSGLNTSVILGFLNFFLWTADLWFVYKETPWFKMRQQPLDQQIN from the exons ATGGCGTCTCAG CTGCAAGGATATGACCCGGAGACTCAGCAG GACATGCCGAGCCAGTACGACACTGGAATG CAACCCCCAGGACCAAGTGGCGGGCTTTTGCAAAACCTCAAGTCATCCATGCAGATCAACTTGGACATTTTCCGAGAGCCTAGAGGCGTGATGCGAATTATTCATTTC GTGTTCTCGCTGTTTGCCATCATCTCGATCTGCTCGTACGACAACGAGGTGACGTTCAGCGTCAAGTGCCCGCCGCCGGCGCCGGCCAACGTGGTCAAGTTCCCCTACGACTACCCGTTCAAGCTGGACCACCTTTCGCGGCAGGTGGCGTGCACGCACCCGGCGGACCGCTACCTGACGCTCTACGGCGACTTCAGCTCGGACGCCGAGTTCTTCGTGGCGGTGGGCGTGCTGTCGCTGCTgggggcggcggccgccgccaccgGCTACGCGCTCTACGAGGCCAAGTACCAGAGCAACCCGCTCATCCCTCTGGCAGACTTTGGCGGCACGGCGCTGCTCGCCCTGCTCTGGCTCTCGGCCAGCGCCGCCTGGGCCAACGGCCTCTCGGGCATCAAGCACTCCACCGACCCTGGCATCCTCATGCGCACCGTCCAGTGCGCCAAGGACGACTTCTGCACCACGGTCACCACCGGAAGCTTCTCTGGGCTCAACACCTCTGTT ATTCTAGGGTTTTTGAACTTCTTCCTGTGGACCGCTGACCTGTGGTTCGTCTACAAGGAGACGCCGTGGTTCAAAATGCGCCAACAGCCGCTGGATCAGCAGATAAACTGA
- the Vps26 gene encoding vacuolar protein sorting-associated protein 26B-like: protein MSFFGFGQGAEVEIVLDNVDNRRTADVKGEDGKKEKHYLFYDGESVAGKVNIALKKAGGRLEHQGIKIEFIGQIELYYDRGNHHEFTSLLKELAPQGELSHSITFPFEFLNVEKPYESYSGSNVRLRYFLRVTIVRWLSDVVKELELVVHTLSSYPELNNSIKMEVGIEDCLHIEFEYNKSRYHLKDVIVGKIYFLLVRIKIKHMEIAIIKRETTGSGPNTFTENETIAKYEIMDGAPVRGESIPIRVFLAGYDLAPSMKDINKKFSVRYYLNLVLMDEEDRRYFKQQEITLWRKGETSRRTLQQQPASGTTSPMAGAPLANPTLPTFRSAPPPVEPDAQDAPEHEQEIDDDDDREFEASPLPVPPPPDATPEAPRDDAPTPPDEQP, encoded by the exons ATG AGTTTTTTTGGCTTCGGCCAAGGCGCCGAAGTGGAGATCGTGCTGGACAACGTGGACAACAGACGGACGGCCGACGTCAAGGGCGAGGAcggcaaaaaggaaaagcacTACCTCTTCTACGACGGCGAGTCGGTGGCTGGAAAG GTGAACATAGCGCTGAAGAAAGCTGGTGGGCGGCTAGAGCACCAAGGGATCAAGATCGAATTTATCGGACAAATAGAGCTGTACTACGACCGGGGCAACCACCACGAGTTCACGTCGTTACTGAAGGAGCTGGCGCCGCAGGGCGAGCTGTCGCACAGCATCACGTTCCCCTTTGAGTTCCTCAACGTGGAGAAACCGTACGAGTCGTACTCCGGCTCCAACGTCCGACTGCGATATTTCCTCAGGGTGACCATCGTCCGGTGGCTGTCGGACGTGGTCAAGGAGCTCGAGCTGGTGGTGCACACGCTCAGCTCCTACCCTGAGCTCAACAACAGCATCAAAATGGAGGTGGGCATCGAGGACTGTCTGCACATTGAGTTTGAATACAACAAGTCGAG GTACCATTTGAAAGACGTTATTGTTGGCAAAATATACTTCTTGTTAGTacggataaaaattaaacacatggaGATTGCAATCATCAAGCGAGAAACAACTGGATCTG gtCCTAACACGTTTACTGAGAACGAGACGATCGCCAAGTACGAAATCATGGACGGGGCGCCGGTGCGGGGCGAGAGCATCCCGATCCGCGTCTTCCTGGCCGGCTACGACCTGGCGCCGTCGATGAAGGACATCAACAAGAAGTTCTCGGTGCGCTACTACCTGAACCTGGTGCTGATGGACGAGGAGGACCGGCGCTACTTCAAGCAGCAGGAGATCACGCTGTGGCGCAAGGGCGAGACGTCGCGGCGCAccctgcagcagcagccggcctCGGGCACCACCAGCCCCATGGCGGGCGCGCCCCTCGCCAACCCCACGCTGCCCACCTTCCGCTCGGCGCCGCCCCCCGTCGAACCCGATGCACAGGACGCCCCTGAGCACGAGCAGGAaatcgacgacgacgacgaccgAGAGTTCGAGGCCAGTCCGCTGCCCGTGCCTCCGCCCCCTGACGCCACCCCCGAAGCCCCCCGGGACGACGCGCCGACGCCCCCCGACGAACAGCCCTGA
- the Prx4 gene encoding peroxiredoxin-4, protein MASKCRHLLLLLLSAAVSADESCHSFAGGSVYPAGTGRNIEHSLQFTKAVISKPAPHWEGSAVVGGEITEIKLSDYKGKYLVFFFYPLDFTFVCPTEILAFNDRLEEFKKINTEVVACSVDSHFTHHAWTKTPRNEGGLGKLKIPLLSDLNHKISKDYGVYLEDLGHTLRGLFIIDDKGILRQITMNDLPVGRSVDETLRLVQAFQYTDKHGEVCPAGWKPGSDTIIPDIEEKKKFFENHVW, encoded by the exons ATGGCCAGTAAGTGTCGGCatttgctgttgctgcttttGTCGGCGGCGGTTTCGGCCGACGAGTCGTGCCACTCTTTCGCCGGAGGCTCCGTGTACCCCGCGGGCACCGGCCGCAACATCGAGCACAGCCTCCAGTTCACCAAAGCTGTCA tttCCAAGCCAGCGCCGCACTGGGAAGGTTCAGCAGTCGTCGGCGGCGAAATCACCGAAATCAAGCTCAGCGACTACAAGGGAAAATACCTCGTTTTCTTCTTCTACCCTCTCGAttt cacgTTTGTGTGCCCAACTGAGATTTTGGCCTTCAATGACCGGCTGGAGGAGTTCAAGAAAATCAACACGGAGGTGGTGGCCTGCTCGGTCGACTCGCACTTCACGCACCACGCGTGGACAAAGACCCCGAGGAACGAAGGCGGTCTCGGCAAACTGAAGATTCCCCTTTTATCAGACCTGAACCACAAAATCTCCAAGGACTACGGCGTCTACCTCGAAGACCTGGGCCACACTCTTCG GGGCCTGTTCATCATCGACGACAAGGGCATTTTGAGGCAAATCACGATGAACGACCTGCCCGTGGGCCGCAGCGTGGACGAAACGCTTCGGCTGGTGCAGGCCTTCCAGTACACTGACAAGCACGGAGAGGTCTGCCCTGCCGGATGGAAACCTGGCTCCGACACG ATCATTCCTGACattgaggaaaaaaagaaGTTCTTCGAAAACCACGTTTGGTAG